A single genomic interval of Eurosta solidaginis isolate ZX-2024a chromosome 3, ASM4086904v1, whole genome shotgun sequence harbors:
- the LOC137245316 gene encoding trypsin alpha-like encodes MNSRNNFALLFAVLSWFLIYTNAQYRIWNGKDRNIEKSPYLASIHDSGIYICTGALISLQMVLTAAHCVAYSRGNLIVVEAGITDLDDTTEDGQMRGVESIHHPCDYSPETGHMDIAVIKLHTPFRRGSRVEIIELCDTTLNLGTKMRVSGWGATSGDNERYSCTLQTTNVNIVLTQECAPMAAILGNMITESMICATRDGTSPCQGDSGAPGVVKGKLCAVVSYGICCANPSYPTVYTDVNNAKVRNFLRDAMAWLS; translated from the coding sequence ATGAATTCACGAAATAACTTCGCGCTTCTGTTTGCCGTCCTTAGCTGGTTTTTGATATATACAAATGCTCAATATCGTATTTGGAATGGAAAAGATAGGAATATAGAGAAAAGCCCATATTTGGCGTCAATACATGATTCTGGTATATATATTTGCACTGGTGCGTTAATAAGTTTGCAAATGGTGCTTACAGCTGCGCACTGTGTGGCATACTCAAGAGGGAACCTCATCGTTGTGGAAGCTGGTATAACCGATTTAGACGATACAACAGAAGATGGACAAATGCGCGGTGTGGAGAGTATACATCATCCATGTGATTATAGTCCCGAAACAGGGCATATGGATATAGCTGTGATTAAATTGCATACACCCTTTAGGCGGGGCTCAAGAGTAGAAATAATAGAACTTTGCGATACTACATTGAACCTGGGCACAAAGATGAGAGTCAGCGGATGGGGTGCAACAAGTGGAGATAACGAGAGGTATTCATGTACACTCCAAACTACTAATGTGAATATAGTACTAACGCAGGAATGTGCGCCTATGGCTGCGATCTTAGGGAACATGATAACAGAATCAATGATATGTGCTACGCGTGATGGAACTTCTCCGTGTCAGGGAGATTCTGgggcaccgggcgttgtgaaAGGAAAACTTTGTGCTGTGGTATCATATGGGATATGTTGTGCGAATCCCAGTTATCCGACTGTATATACAGATGTAAATAATGCAAAGGTTAGAAACTTTTTAAGAGACGCTATGGCTTGGCTAAGCTGA